GTAATCTCCTTTTTCACAGAATAGGGACTTATTGTTCTGAGATAGGgaacttatgaaaaaaaaaccttttacacTATGGATGTCAGACATGGCCAACATGCCAAATGtggaatattaatatttgacaataaatcttttatagaattttattaaatctaaaagtaaagtattattatcaaaacaaatCTAAATGTGCACCAATATAAATGTGAATCTACCGACAGTCATGACTTTTCTTCTGCTATATTCTTTAAAAACCGGATGTGTTGTGATACTAATATGGACAGTGgtaattaataacatttatacttttcatttattgaACTAACtaattaaatcaattaaatGGCTAAGTAAGTACATGAAATAGGACCGATTGCCTaggcttgccggggctgcgggattgttcgaaagagttgccgcggccctggttcataaaaggcctacgacggaacacgacggtttttagtcagtaagagtctgagactccctcaccgctgctaacccacagcggagaAGGGGTCTTTTGATGAtgtttgacgtcgttaaaaaaaatgcctagGCTCCTGGTTCACCTCAAAATAGCATTGAAAGTCGTCCGTTTCCAAAGTGAAGTCGACGGACCTCTTTCAGAAGGAGCTTCTTTTTCTAGTGTCGGTTACCCAGGCCAGATATTGTCGAcaatggtcatttgaatcttatagataattagtgctgcggcttctgtaattgttgcgcacatatttttcgctttttcgtaaccacctaaacttggtcaggttaccacggtcattcacttcctaatgactttaatcgtattatctcattaattatccaatgtactgagctgaaattttactgATATACAACTGATCTAAAAAATGACATAACATTCAGTTCATATATCCAATCCAGTGGCCAAATAACACCGCGCGCATCAAAACCGTGCTCGCGAAGaactgaatatcatcataacttgttaaatacttacaggataCCTACTACTGAAACTTCACATACATTTGAAGGCagttacaagctttaaaataacgtttaaaataagtctttagacttcttattaagagtgctgggaccaattgaaatgtttttcatttaatgaaataacctttaagatatgcattattttggttttattattgcagaacaaatttaaactaattcctaggaagtcatgtacaaaatatgataagaatccgcttaaccatttcagagatctagcaaaaccaaaaacgttaccccagcaaaatctcgaataacttcgcaaccgaagacATTTACTTTATCCAGACAAcaaattttataggtaatatttatttaaatattccctttagaaagaaaaaggtctggctggcgtaacgttacgccagcaggaaatgtttttgtgaaataattgaaaaactataagcgcaactTTATAAATGTGCACAACAATTACAGAATCCGCAaaactaattatctataagattcaaatgaccattgTCGACAACATCTGGTCTGGGTAACGGACACCTTTTTCTAGAtggtttacaaaaaataaatctaataacCTAATAAACCGACCGCATTCATCTCGCCCTAAACTCATTTTAATTGTGCAGTGCCGGTCGCTGTTCTTCCTGGGTTTCTTCTTAAATTCGATGATAACCACGTTCCTGCCAGCAACTTCGACATCGTCTTACTATGTCCCGAAGTCATTGGAGCAGTTCTTCTTCTACATTTTCATCATGCAAGAAATCCTCATCATCACCCAGTGCTTCCTGTGCATCTTTACCATTTACTTGGGGATAGGaatttattacgtatgtattaGATTGTATTTAAACTCCCATATAAAGCCTACCTGCCTCGGTTGTTCTCGCCGATCACGAAAAGATACCCAAATGGAAAGGGGAGTGTAAAAACAAGTCAATAACGTTGAAGTAAGCAACCAAGATTGGTCCTGACCTTACAAACAAACCCTTTCAAAGTCGGGTCGCAAAGACACAAGACAAGAGTTCCTTATGGAATAAATTCAATCCTAATCCAAATAATTCCTTCAAAATCGGATATTTTTCTTCAACAGGCATGGcgaataaaaaaagtaattagtccgtttTTTATCGTcgtcctaaaataatggacacgtattttttcttttctctcacaaacaaataacaacgaagatacaacaggATTGAATTTTGTGCTACGTCACGtcttagtataaaaatatagacgTGACGTCATTTAGACCCCActctttgttgcgttatattaTGATCTAAAATAAGAAATACGTGCCCAATATCTTTTGACAATCTACAATGCGGACTAATTGGAATCACATTTTTTTGCGCTGTCCATCCATCACGCTTATTATTGTATATGGCTGTCTCAGGATACTCCGTACCGCGTCAACCAGTACCTGGTGTGCCGGTTCTGCACGTGGCTCATTGAGCTCTCTCTATTCGTGGTGCTGAGCATCACGCATACCGCTCTCACTGGATATTATCTACTGTACCTCATGGTTCTTAGTGAGTATACCAACGTTTTAATTTGTTGCCCGTATTTTTACCCCACTGCAAAGATTTTTATGACAACGGCGGAATGGATAAAGACAATTAATGAGGGTGTCATTGGATTTGTCTCTATCACCTGCCCAGGTcttttaatacatttaaaacGTTAATAATACCTACATCCAGATTGAGGACTGAGGGATTTTCTGCAAATGAGTATCAAAATAAAGGGTTTATCATGCCACTCTGAAAGGCACCGctatgatataaaaatatgtctGAACATAGGTACTTTTTCGAAATTAGAATGTCCATAAGGGAAAAAATAGACTACGTTTCAAAGACCTATGGGGTGCGTCATTAATTAAGGACCACcactaaataataatgaatttgttACGTTTCCACAGTCCTTGAGTTCTACGGCTTCATAGTCGTGTACAGCTACTACGTGGACATTTGCGACGAAGGTGTAAAGTTTGATATGAATGCGTTCTGCGACGACACACCGCCATCCGAATGCGTTTGCGAAAAACACggcaaaaagaagaaaaaagaaaaaaagcctGAAAGATCAATGTGCGACTGCGACTGAGTCGCTGACAATAGATCCTACACTATCTAATACAATGTGATGTCACAAATGTTTCATTTTGTACGTGTTTAGGACATAAAATCCTTGCTAGTGACAGAGCCTTATTAACTAAACGTAGATATTGAATGCCAGCCGTTTTCTCTCAGTGTCATCCGCGCGCTTCCTGTGAGAACTGCTGCCCGTaccgaaataaaatatagcttatgacTTAGgtactcgagaagagtgtagctttccttatgtgaaagaatttttcagtagttttgtagTTGGTATGTTTCCTCTGTATTGTAAGGATAGAAACAAGTATTAGTTTAGATTAATTAAATGAGTACCACTTTGGTCATTCAATGTCTCTGTCGAGGGCGTTCATATAATGCTCCGAACGGGGGAAGATCTCTCGCGTCCCTTGAGACCTTTTTCCTGTACCcggatataattttattataccaGGTAAGATCTGTAGGGGGATCAGTCGTATCTCATCTAATGTAGTGTGTAATTGATCTGTCGAGTCAAATAATACGACTTTCTATGGTTGCATGGCACGATGCTCATTTATTTTGTGACAGCCCGCCTTAACCTCTCACTGACAGTTGACAGTTGCGGCAGACACAGATAACGCACGCATACACATCACTCCTCCGACACTATTATCaaagttacattttttttaacaataagtgAAACTAATAAGGCTTAATACTATTATAAAACTTAACTATTTCCTTATTAAT
The window above is part of the Helicoverpa zea isolate HzStark_Cry1AcR chromosome 14, ilHelZeax1.1, whole genome shotgun sequence genome. Proteins encoded here:
- the LOC124636471 gene encoding uncharacterized protein LOC124636471, producing MCTNINVNLPTVMTFLLLYSLKTGCVVILIWTVCRSLFFLGFFLNSMITTFLPATSTSSYYVPKSLEQFFFYIFIMQEILIITQCFLCIFTIYLGIGIYYDTPYRVNQYLVCRFCTWLIELSLFVVLSITHTALTGYYLLYLMVLILEFYGFIVVYSYYVDICDEGVKFDMNAFCDDTPPSECVCEKHGKKKKKEKKPERSMCDCD